From the genome of Halobacteriovorax marinus SJ:
AGAAGTTTTTGAGAAGGCCTATCTTGAAGATACAAGATGTCCAGTAAAGGTACTTAAGTCGGTGGAAACTATCGCGCTAGAGCAGAGAGGGAAAATCAACCTCTCTAATATTAATACTCCTACAGAATACCAAGAAGCAAAAGAATTCTTGGCAAAAGGAGAGTCGATTTGAAGAATATATCGATACACTACTTTGCTATCTTAAGAGAGAAGAGAGGTGAGTCAAGTGAGAGTCTTCAAACCGAGTGTCAAACTTATCGCGATCTCTTTATAGAGCTTGATAAGAGCTATAGCTTTGATCTACCTATTTCTATTATTCAAGTGGCCGTGAACGATGAGTACTCTCTAATGGAGAGAGAAATTGTTGACGGTGATAAGGTCGTCTTTATTCCACCTGTGGCGGGAGGGTAATTTGTTCTCTTTAAGTGAAGTTGCCATTGATAGAGATCGCTGTTCGAAAGAGCTTGCTGATCAATCCGCAGGTGCCCTTGTTAGTTTCGAAGGTTGGGTGAGAGATAATAATCAAGGTCATGAAGTAAAGTCTCTTGAGTACCAAGTCTATGAAGAATTGGCCCTTAGTGAAGGGCAAAAGATTATTACTGAGGCTAAGGAAAAATTTAATATTAAAGATGCTCTTTGCTACCATCGCCATGGCCATCTTCACCTTGGAGAGATCGCAATTTGGATCGGAACAACTGCCACTCACCGTGATGACGCCTATAAAGCTTCTCGCTATATTATTGATGAAATTAAGCTTCGCCTTCCCATGTGGAAGAAAGAACATTATTTAAAAAGAGAGGCCAAATGGGTCTTTTGTAGAGATCACCACACTCATGTTCATTTTGAAGAGTCTGACTATTATTTTCGACAAGAGAAACTCGTTGATCAATCGAAACTAAAGAATGCGAAAGTCGTAGTCATTGGAGCAGGAGGTCTAGGATCTGCAGCACTACAGGCCTTAGCCGGTGCAGGTGTTGGAAGTCTCAGCATTTATGATCACGATAAAGTCTCTATTAGTAATCTTCAAAGACAATTCTTATACGGAACTAGTGATGTTGGAGAATTTAAAGTTGATATCGCTCTAAAAAAACTTAGAGAACTCAATCCCTTTATTAATCTCAACGCTATAAATAAAGCTGTCAGTGAAGAAAATATTCTAGATATTATTGCTGAGGGTGAGTTGATCTTGGATTGCACTGATAACTTAAGGACAAAGTTCTTAATTCATGATGCTTGCTTTAAGCTCTCTAAGACATTAGTGAGTGCAAGTATCTATAGAGGTGACGCCATATTAAGGGCCTTTGACCCTAAAAGAAGTCTTGGTTGTTTGCGCTGTCAATATGAGGAAACACCAAGTGATTCACATATTGGAAATTGTAATGACTACGGTGTTCTAGGGGCCAATGTTGCAACTATCGGTATGATGATGAGCTCTGTGGCCATTGATCTTTTAAATAAAGGTGAGAGCCATGCCCTAGAGAATTCTCTTCTCATCAACTTGGGAGAGCTGAGTATTCAAAAAGTTGTTAACTTTAAAAAGTTTGATTGTCCCGTTTGTCTTGGTGATGTTGAAATTGTGAATCTTGGGCTTGAAGTTAGTGGTGATGAGATTCTAGATAGAGCTATGACAACTCTTGATATTAGAGAATTAAATGAAATTGAAGATATTAAAGTTGAAATAGAAAAGTGTGATGGAGAAGTCGCCCTTTATTGCCACAGAGGATTTCGCTCTCTAGAGGTCGTAAAAGGACTTAGAGAGCAA
Proteins encoded in this window:
- a CDS encoding MoaD/ThiS family protein, yielding MKNISIHYFAILREKRGESSESLQTECQTYRDLFIELDKSYSFDLPISIIQVAVNDEYSLMEREIVDGDKVVFIPPVAGG
- a CDS encoding ThiF family adenylyltransferase, translating into MFSLSEVAIDRDRCSKELADQSAGALVSFEGWVRDNNQGHEVKSLEYQVYEELALSEGQKIITEAKEKFNIKDALCYHRHGHLHLGEIAIWIGTTATHRDDAYKASRYIIDEIKLRLPMWKKEHYLKREAKWVFCRDHHTHVHFEESDYYFRQEKLVDQSKLKNAKVVVIGAGGLGSAALQALAGAGVGSLSIYDHDKVSISNLQRQFLYGTSDVGEFKVDIALKKLRELNPFINLNAINKAVSEENILDIIAEGELILDCTDNLRTKFLIHDACFKLSKTLVSASIYRGDAILRAFDPKRSLGCLRCQYEETPSDSHIGNCNDYGVLGANVATIGMMMSSVAIDLLNKGESHALENSLLINLGELSIQKVVNFKKFDCPVCLGDVEIVNLGLEVSGDEILDRAMTTLDIRELNEIEDIKVEIEKCDGEVALYCHRGFRSLEVVKGLREQGVKRVYSLRGGASTLVKPTSCHL